One window of the Microvirga mediterraneensis genome contains the following:
- a CDS encoding calcium-binding protein produces the protein MASLPHSTPLSIPNSFASTAIALSDGNYMIAWTETDGPTQVASVFTQIMSPAGQILRGKELAYQKASTDFTQLEGVTLADGRTVLVWYDGSDGKLAAKFFGSPQQNHALLAGDPLAVSDARASSLNLHSIGATADGGFAVLYAGTSDSQNALFKSVLSPSNATWSSTWSPVHDAPHLEGDIAATGAMPNGSTITLYAESGIGSTTIHAWPTSLTTGEFDADWILGTSNVESAVHPGFSPLASGSFVVVWENKTAAGAKVMHLQVFNASGQPAGAAVDFPIPDLVIEGSPQVIALANGGFALSFEVRKAANDTDVYVAACAANGTITQDAVIVGTVTAGNQFNPALIPLANGTFVVSWRDDSTFHFESEIFGAFGTPPGPTTPNNPTDPTTPTSPAWTATQGDDLYTGTTGKDYVNGLGGNDKLSGGAGDDQLSGDAGNDFLDGGDGADILYGGLGKDTLSGGAGADSFYFDAAVAKKKNTNIDKIIGFNVKDDTIYLAKSIFTKLKAGKLKKDAFFVGNKAHDGSDRIVYDKKSGKLFYDADGTGKQPQIQIGTLDKNLKLTEKDFFVV, from the coding sequence ATGGCCTCTCTTCCGCACAGCACGCCTCTGAGCATCCCCAATTCATTTGCGAGCACCGCAATTGCCCTGTCTGACGGCAATTACATGATTGCCTGGACAGAGACGGATGGGCCAACTCAAGTCGCAAGCGTCTTCACTCAGATCATGAGCCCGGCAGGACAAATTCTGCGTGGGAAGGAACTGGCATATCAGAAGGCGAGCACCGATTTCACACAACTCGAAGGCGTGACCCTGGCCGACGGAAGAACGGTACTGGTCTGGTACGATGGATCCGACGGCAAACTCGCGGCTAAATTCTTCGGCTCTCCCCAGCAGAACCATGCCTTGCTTGCGGGTGATCCTCTCGCGGTCAGCGACGCACGGGCATCCAGCCTGAACCTGCATAGCATCGGCGCCACGGCCGATGGCGGCTTCGCCGTCCTCTACGCTGGCACTTCGGATTCACAGAATGCTCTGTTCAAAAGCGTCCTGAGTCCAAGCAACGCGACATGGTCTTCGACATGGTCTCCTGTTCACGATGCCCCCCATTTGGAAGGAGACATTGCGGCAACGGGAGCCATGCCGAACGGGAGCACCATTACGCTGTATGCGGAATCGGGCATTGGATCGACGACGATCCATGCTTGGCCAACCAGTCTCACTACAGGCGAATTCGATGCCGACTGGATCCTTGGCACATCGAATGTGGAAAGCGCGGTTCACCCTGGCTTTTCCCCTCTTGCGAGTGGCAGCTTTGTTGTAGTCTGGGAAAACAAGACAGCGGCTGGCGCCAAGGTGATGCACCTGCAAGTGTTCAATGCCAGCGGACAGCCTGCGGGAGCGGCCGTTGATTTCCCCATTCCCGATCTGGTGATCGAGGGCAGTCCTCAGGTTATCGCGCTGGCCAATGGCGGGTTCGCGCTGAGCTTTGAGGTAAGGAAGGCCGCCAACGACACAGACGTCTACGTAGCGGCCTGTGCCGCCAACGGAACCATCACCCAGGACGCAGTTATTGTCGGCACCGTCACGGCAGGAAACCAATTCAATCCTGCCCTCATCCCGCTCGCCAACGGCACCTTCGTCGTCAGTTGGAGGGATGACAGTACATTCCACTTCGAAAGTGAGATTTTCGGCGCGTTCGGCACTCCCCCTGGTCCCACGACGCCGAATAACCCCACGGATCCCACGACGCCGACCTCCCCCGCGTGGACCGCGACACAGGGCGACGACCTTTATACCGGCACGACGGGCAAAGATTATGTGAACGGTCTCGGCGGCAACGACAAGCTCTCTGGCGGCGCTGGAGACGATCAGCTCTCGGGCGACGCCGGCAATGACTTCCTCGACGGAGGCGACGGCGCGGACATTCTGTATGGCGGGCTCGGCAAGGACACCCTGAGCGGAGGAGCCGGCGCGGACTCGTTTTATTTCGATGCCGCCGTGGCCAAGAAGAAGAACACGAACATCGACAAGATCATCGGCTTTAACGTCAAGGACGACACGATCTACCTGGCTAAATCGATCTTCACAAAGCTCAAGGCCGGAAAGCTCAAGAAGGATGCCTTCTTCGTCGGCAACAAGGCCCACGATGGCTCGGACCGGATTGTCTACGACAAGAAGTCCGGGAAGCTTTTCTATGATGCCGACGGCACGGGGAAGCAGCCGCAGATCCAGATCGGGACCCTCGATAAGAATTTGAAACTCACGGAAAAGGACTTCTTCGTCGTCTGA
- a CDS encoding alpha/beta fold hydrolase, with protein MSDDLFPDFESHWIDTEVGRIFVRTKGDGKPLVLLHGFPQTHAMWHRLAPTLAETYKVVCMDMRGYGWSAAPKGDPKHETYSKRAMGRDVIRVMEALGHVHFAVAGHDRGARVAYRLALDHPGRVERLALLDILPTYHVWEQMRSGEIPETHWGYLSQAHPKPEEEIGRDPIPYFEGLMRQWSATGDLSPFNPKALHSYWQSCNEPSRIHAFCEDYRAGATQDIEADEADLAAGRTIQCPTHLIWSDYYLVSGPIGDRKQPLEIWHRSFAPKATGNGITSGHFVAEENPSATLEALQAFLAA; from the coding sequence ATGAGCGACGATCTCTTTCCTGATTTCGAAAGCCACTGGATCGACACGGAGGTAGGACGCATCTTCGTGCGCACGAAAGGCGATGGAAAGCCGCTGGTCCTGCTGCACGGTTTTCCTCAGACTCATGCCATGTGGCACCGCCTCGCGCCGACATTGGCCGAGACCTACAAGGTCGTCTGCATGGACATGCGCGGCTATGGCTGGTCCGCGGCCCCCAAGGGCGATCCGAAGCACGAGACTTATTCCAAGCGCGCCATGGGCCGGGACGTGATCCGGGTCATGGAAGCGCTGGGGCATGTGCATTTCGCCGTGGCCGGCCATGATCGCGGAGCCCGCGTGGCCTACCGGCTCGCCCTCGACCATCCGGGCCGGGTGGAGCGGCTCGCCCTTCTCGACATCCTCCCGACCTATCATGTGTGGGAGCAGATGCGGTCCGGGGAAATTCCGGAAACGCATTGGGGTTATCTCTCGCAAGCTCACCCGAAACCGGAAGAGGAGATCGGACGCGATCCGATCCCTTATTTCGAAGGTCTTATGCGGCAATGGTCGGCCACGGGCGATCTGAGCCCTTTCAATCCCAAGGCCCTGCACTCCTATTGGCAGAGCTGCAACGAGCCCAGCCGCATCCACGCCTTCTGCGAGGACTACCGGGCCGGTGCGACACAGGACATCGAAGCCGACGAAGCGGATCTGGCCGCGGGCAGGACGATCCAATGCCCGACCCACCTGATCTGGAGCGACTACTATCTCGTCAGCGGCCCCATCGGCGACCGGAAGCAGCCGCTGGAGATCTGGCACCGGAGTTTCGCCCCCAAAGCGACGGGCAACGGCATCACGTCGGGACATTTCGTGGCTGAAGAAAACCCGAGCGCGACGCTGGAGGCACTGCAGGCTTTTCTGGCTGCTTGA
- the rsmD gene encoding 16S rRNA (guanine(966)-N(2))-methyltransferase RsmD, with product MDEVQTMRIVGGRWRGRSLKGPSSDAIRPTSDRLRETLFNILQHGYDDPVEGARVLDLFAGTGALGLEALSRGAAFALFVDDGAQSRGIIRENVEALGAGGATRLFRRDATRMGDASPNAPFSLVFCDPPYGKDLAPKALRSCAEGRWLVPDALVIVEEAEGAEVTLPEGFEELERRDYGETKGGFGRVRGEKGPILRRQDGCPIFDSA from the coding sequence ATCGATGAGGTTCAGACCATGAGAATCGTGGGCGGACGCTGGCGCGGCCGCTCGCTCAAGGGGCCGAGTTCGGACGCGATCCGCCCGACCTCGGACCGCCTGCGCGAGACGCTCTTCAACATCCTCCAGCACGGCTATGACGACCCCGTCGAGGGCGCGCGCGTGCTCGATCTCTTCGCCGGGACCGGCGCCCTGGGACTTGAAGCCCTCTCGCGCGGCGCCGCCTTCGCGCTCTTCGTCGATGATGGCGCGCAGTCCCGCGGCATCATCCGCGAAAACGTAGAGGCCCTTGGGGCCGGCGGCGCAACCCGCCTCTTCCGCCGCGACGCCACCCGCATGGGCGATGCCAGCCCCAACGCCCCCTTCTCCCTCGTCTTCTGCGACCCGCCCTATGGAAAGGATCTCGCCCCCAAAGCCCTGCGCTCCTGCGCCGAGGGCAGATGGCTCGTGCCCGACGCCCTCGTGATCGTGGAAGAGGCGGAAGGCGCCGAGGTCACGCTGCCGGAAGGGTTCGAGGAGCTCGAGCGGCGGGATTACGGGGAGACGAAGGGGGGGTTCGGGCGGGTCAGGGGGGAAAAAGGGCCCATTCTCCGGCGGCAAGACGGGTGTCCTATCTTCGATTCCGCATAA
- the lpxK gene encoding tetraacyldisaccharide 4'-kinase — protein MRAPRFWWHPSPTLPANLLRPASLIYTSIAARRMRRPGEKADLPVICIGNFTAGGAGKTPTALAVARILEAAGESPAFLSRGYGGRLPGPLQVRTPEHTASDVGDEPILLSRMASTFVSRTRPAGARLAYESGATVVVMDDGLQNPSLIKDCAIAVVDGATGIGNGLSLPAGPLRAPMDVQWPAVDAVLIIGDGAPGRQVAEEAGQRGKRVFEARLAPPLDAAQSLDGRKVLAFAGIGRPDKFFKTLSACGAIVEVARSFPDHHRYTAAELAALQREAESRGLLAVTTEKDFARIWAVGNANPWPDLMVLPVRLRIENEAGLRNLLLRHINERRLRVA, from the coding sequence ATGCGCGCGCCGCGCTTCTGGTGGCACCCTTCCCCTACGTTGCCGGCCAACCTGCTGCGCCCGGCCAGCCTCATCTACACCTCCATCGCGGCGCGCCGGATGCGCCGCCCGGGCGAAAAAGCGGACCTTCCCGTCATCTGCATCGGGAATTTCACCGCAGGCGGCGCCGGAAAGACGCCGACGGCCCTGGCGGTCGCAAGAATTCTCGAGGCGGCGGGAGAGAGCCCGGCCTTCCTGTCGCGAGGATATGGCGGGCGCCTTCCGGGTCCCCTGCAGGTCCGCACGCCAGAACATACGGCCTCGGATGTGGGCGACGAACCCATCCTGCTCTCAAGGATGGCCAGCACCTTCGTGTCACGCACCCGGCCGGCCGGGGCGCGGCTGGCCTACGAGTCCGGCGCGACCGTCGTGGTCATGGATGACGGACTTCAGAATCCGTCTCTGATCAAGGATTGCGCCATCGCGGTCGTGGATGGAGCAACCGGGATCGGCAACGGGCTGTCTTTGCCGGCGGGGCCGCTTCGCGCTCCGATGGACGTTCAATGGCCCGCGGTCGATGCGGTCCTGATCATCGGCGATGGCGCGCCAGGAAGACAGGTGGCCGAGGAGGCCGGACAGCGCGGCAAACGCGTGTTCGAGGCAAGGCTTGCACCGCCCCTGGACGCCGCCCAGTCCCTTGATGGCAGGAAGGTTCTGGCCTTCGCCGGAATCGGACGACCCGACAAGTTCTTCAAGACTTTAAGCGCCTGCGGGGCCATCGTCGAAGTCGCCCGTTCGTTTCCCGATCACCATCGCTACACGGCGGCAGAACTCGCGGCTCTGCAACGGGAGGCTGAGTCACGAGGGCTTCTCGCCGTAACGACGGAAAAGGACTTCGCCCGGATCTGGGCGGTAGGGAATGCCAATCCTTGGCCGGACCTGATGGTACTGCCAGTGCGGCTCCGGATCGAGAACGAGGCCGGCCTGCGTAACCTGCTCCTTCGCCACATCAACGAGAGGCGGTTGCGCGTTGCCTGA
- a CDS encoding DUF2093 domain-containing protein, with protein sequence MLNKIERSGGEAVVQYLDSNLRVVKPGAYVRCAVTGVQIPLDELKYWSVERQEAYASPEAVMMRITGQPVPRQ encoded by the coding sequence ATGTTGAACAAGATCGAACGCAGCGGCGGCGAAGCCGTCGTGCAATATCTCGACAGTAACCTTCGGGTCGTGAAGCCCGGGGCCTATGTGCGCTGCGCGGTGACGGGCGTCCAGATTCCCCTCGACGAGCTGAAATATTGGAGTGTCGAGAGGCAGGAGGCCTATGCCTCTCCCGAGGCGGTCATGATGCGCATCACAGGCCAGCCCGTGCCTCGACAGTAG
- a CDS encoding pseudouridine synthase: protein MTDSNDDNRRGRSSGRSDRGRPSGDRPFRKPREGGERPFRARGDDDRPRKPREDGDRPFRSRDGDKPFRPRGEGGERPRRSEGGEKKSFRPRGEGGDKPFRARSGGDKPFRSRAGDERPRRFDRSAEDRPRRAREESPVAQAEPQEPVEDRIAKVIARAGVASRRDAEVLIAEGRVTLNGKVLESPAINVTAADKITVDGEPLPAKERTRLWLFHKPRGLVTTARDPEGRPTVFDNLPEDLPRVVAVGRLDINTEGLLLLTNDGGLARVIAHPDTGWLRRYKVRAHGEINQADLDKLRDGISIDGIDYGPIEARLDRMQGDNVWITMGLREGKNREIKRILEHLGMQVNRLIRMSFGPFQLGDLEVGLVEEVRTKVLRDQLGEALAAEAGVDFESPVREPIAPFGSSKKQDREERGERPSRFARDRDDERPRRRRDDDERPSRGRGGDRFERDEEEPKKRPSRLDVKTSVWRAGETDEDAPRRRSPRRGADPKEARAASGERQRERVGAIASSEGRKVVVERLVRQPQEEEAPAPRRGRTAAGGEDRPRRRDDRDAAPARRGRETGERPFRAHGDDERPRKPREAGDRPFRSRDGDKPFRPRGEGGERPFRSREGGEDRPRKPQGDRPFRARGDDDRPRRGPPRGDAPSRGGPRGGGFKGGPGGGSKGGASKGGFKGGSKGGPRGRR, encoded by the coding sequence ATGACCGACAGCAACGACGATAATCGCAGGGGCCGTTCCTCGGGACGCTCCGACCGCGGCCGCCCCTCGGGTGACAGGCCCTTCCGAAAGCCCCGCGAGGGTGGCGAGCGCCCCTTCCGCGCCCGGGGCGACGACGACCGCCCCCGCAAGCCCCGTGAGGATGGCGACCGGCCTTTCCGCAGCCGCGACGGCGACAAGCCGTTCCGCCCGCGCGGAGAAGGCGGTGAGCGCCCCCGCCGCTCCGAAGGCGGAGAAAAGAAATCCTTCCGGCCCCGTGGCGAAGGCGGCGATAAGCCGTTCCGTGCGCGCAGCGGCGGGGACAAGCCCTTCCGCAGCCGCGCCGGCGACGAGCGCCCGCGCCGCTTCGACCGCTCGGCCGAGGATCGTCCGCGCCGCGCCCGCGAGGAAAGCCCCGTCGCGCAGGCCGAGCCGCAGGAGCCCGTCGAGGACCGCATTGCCAAGGTCATTGCCCGGGCGGGCGTCGCGTCGCGCCGCGACGCGGAGGTGCTGATCGCGGAAGGCCGCGTGACCCTCAACGGCAAGGTGCTGGAATCCCCGGCCATCAATGTGACGGCGGCCGACAAGATCACCGTGGACGGCGAGCCCCTGCCCGCCAAGGAGCGGACGCGCCTGTGGCTCTTCCACAAGCCGCGCGGCCTCGTGACCACGGCCCGCGACCCGGAAGGCCGTCCGACCGTGTTCGACAACCTGCCCGAGGATCTGCCCCGCGTGGTGGCCGTGGGCCGGCTCGACATCAACACCGAAGGCCTGCTGCTCCTGACCAACGACGGCGGCCTTGCCCGCGTCATCGCCCACCCGGACACCGGCTGGCTGCGCCGCTACAAGGTGCGCGCCCATGGCGAGATCAATCAGGCGGATCTCGACAAGCTGCGCGACGGCATCAGCATCGACGGGATCGATTACGGTCCCATCGAAGCGCGCCTCGACCGGATGCAGGGCGACAATGTCTGGATCACGATGGGCCTGCGCGAGGGCAAGAACCGCGAGATCAAGCGCATCCTCGAACATCTCGGCATGCAGGTGAACCGCCTGATCCGCATGTCCTTCGGCCCGTTCCAGCTCGGCGACCTCGAGGTCGGCCTCGTGGAAGAGGTCCGCACCAAGGTGCTGCGGGATCAGCTCGGAGAGGCGTTGGCCGCCGAAGCGGGCGTCGATTTCGAAAGCCCGGTGCGCGAGCCCATCGCGCCCTTCGGCTCGTCCAAGAAGCAGGACCGCGAAGAGCGCGGCGAGCGTCCCTCGCGCTTTGCCCGCGACCGGGACGACGAACGTCCGCGCCGTCGCCGGGACGACGATGAGCGGCCGTCGCGCGGCCGTGGCGGAGACCGGTTCGAGCGCGACGAGGAGGAGCCGAAGAAGCGTCCCTCCCGTCTTGACGTAAAGACGAGCGTGTGGCGCGCCGGCGAGACGGACGAGGATGCCCCGCGCCGGAGATCCCCGCGCCGCGGCGCCGATCCCAAGGAAGCTCGAGCCGCGAGCGGGGAGCGCCAGCGCGAGCGCGTCGGCGCGATTGCGTCGAGCGAAGGCCGCAAGGTCGTCGTCGAGCGCCTCGTGCGCCAGCCGCAGGAAGAGGAAGCGCCTGCACCGCGCAGGGGCCGTACCGCTGCCGGCGGCGAGGACCGTCCGCGCCGCCGCGACGACCGCGACGCGGCTCCCGCCCGTCGGGGCCGGGAGACCGGCGAGCGCCCCTTCCGCGCCCACGGCGACGACGAGCGCCCGCGTAAGCCCCGTGAGGCCGGCGACCGGCCTTTCCGCAGCCGCGACGGCGACAAGCCGTTCCGCCCGCGCGGAGAAGGCGGTGAACGCCCATTCCGCTCCCGCGAGGGGGGCGAGGATCGTCCGCGCAAGCCGCAGGGTGACCGTCCGTTCCGCGCCCGCGGCGACGATGACCGTCCCCGTCGCGGCCCTCCGCGCGGGGATGCGCCCTCACGCGGTGGTCCGAGGGGTGGAGGCTTCAAGGGGGGCCCCGGAGGCGGGTCTAAGGGCGGTGCCTCGAAGGGGGGCTTCAAGGGCGGTTCCAAAGGCGGCCCGCGCGGCCGCCGCTGA
- the xseA gene encoding exodeoxyribonuclease VII large subunit: protein MFAEKAPSNAPEWSVSDLAGALKRTLEDAFGHVRLRGEVSGYRGPHSSGHAYFCLKDQNARIDAVIWKGSFARLKFRPEEGMEVIATGRITTFPGSSKYQIVIETLEPAGIGALMALLEERRRKLNAEGLFAQERKRPLPFLPRVIGVVTSPTGAVIRDILHRLEDRFPRRVLVWPVRVQGETCAAEVAAAIRGFNALAPGGPIPRPDVLIVARGGGSIEDLWGFNEEIVVRAAAESAIPLVSAVGHETDTTLIDYASDRRAPTPTGAAEMVVPVRVELMAAVNDLSRRHMEATLRLVERRRSDLRATARALPTPEALFSPKRQRLDLAAAKLYPALARNARGHEERLLKVARQLTHVSPVANVARMRARLDAVGPRPYNAVCRSVLLREESLKQIGRRLVVSREALLRAERTRVAQGRELTQRVAERLVPALQGQIARKADRLEAVSKLFDSLNYKSVLRRGFALVRDADGQPLNSADAVLDGQALVLEFADGRADATGGRIGSRPRVAKPKLVVAEEQGALF, encoded by the coding sequence ATGTTCGCAGAAAAAGCTCCCTCGAATGCTCCCGAATGGTCGGTGTCCGACCTGGCGGGGGCCCTCAAGCGCACCCTCGAGGATGCGTTCGGTCATGTACGCCTGCGGGGCGAGGTGTCGGGCTATCGCGGTCCCCATTCGTCGGGCCATGCCTATTTCTGCTTGAAGGATCAGAATGCCCGCATCGACGCGGTGATCTGGAAGGGATCCTTCGCGCGGCTCAAGTTCCGCCCCGAGGAGGGGATGGAGGTCATCGCCACCGGGCGCATCACCACCTTTCCGGGCTCGTCCAAGTACCAGATCGTCATCGAGACGCTCGAGCCCGCCGGCATCGGCGCGCTCATGGCGCTGCTCGAGGAGCGCCGCCGCAAGCTCAACGCCGAGGGGCTGTTCGCTCAGGAGCGCAAGCGGCCCCTGCCGTTCCTGCCGCGGGTGATCGGCGTCGTCACCTCGCCGACCGGGGCGGTGATCCGGGATATTCTGCACCGGCTCGAGGACCGTTTCCCGCGCCGGGTTCTGGTATGGCCCGTGCGCGTGCAGGGCGAGACCTGCGCGGCGGAGGTGGCCGCCGCCATTCGCGGCTTCAACGCCCTGGCGCCCGGCGGGCCGATTCCACGCCCCGACGTGCTGATCGTCGCCCGCGGCGGTGGTTCCATTGAGGACCTGTGGGGCTTCAACGAGGAAATCGTGGTGCGCGCTGCCGCCGAGAGCGCCATCCCGCTCGTCTCGGCCGTTGGCCACGAGACCGACACGACGCTGATCGACTATGCGTCCGACCGAAGGGCTCCCACACCTACGGGTGCCGCCGAGATGGTGGTGCCGGTGCGGGTCGAGCTGATGGCGGCCGTCAACGATCTCTCCCGGCGCCATATGGAAGCGACGCTGCGCCTCGTGGAACGCCGGCGGTCGGACCTGCGCGCCACGGCCCGTGCCCTGCCGACGCCGGAAGCCCTGTTCTCGCCCAAGCGTCAGCGGCTCGACCTTGCGGCCGCCAAGCTCTACCCGGCGCTCGCCCGCAATGCGCGCGGCCATGAGGAGCGGCTGCTCAAGGTCGCGCGCCAGCTGACCCATGTTTCTCCGGTGGCCAATGTCGCACGCATGCGCGCCCGGCTCGATGCGGTCGGCCCGCGTCCCTACAATGCGGTCTGCCGCTCCGTCCTGCTGCGCGAGGAGAGCCTGAAGCAGATCGGCCGCCGCCTGGTGGTCTCGCGCGAGGCGCTGCTGCGCGCCGAGCGGACGCGCGTGGCGCAGGGACGTGAACTCACCCAGAGGGTGGCCGAGCGCCTCGTGCCGGCCCTGCAGGGGCAGATCGCCCGCAAGGCCGACAGGCTCGAAGCGGTGTCGAAGCTCTTCGACAGCCTCAACTATAAGTCCGTGCTCAGGCGCGGTTTTGCCCTGGTCCGGGATGCGGACGGGCAGCCGCTCAATTCGGCCGATGCGGTGCTGGACGGCCAGGCCCTGGTGCTCGAATTCGCCGACGGCAGGGCGGATGCGACTGGCGGGCGGATCGGATCGCGACCGAGGGTGGCCAAGCCGAAGCTCGTGGTGGCGGAAGAGCAGGGTGCCTTGTTCTGA
- the purD gene encoding phosphoribosylamine--glycine ligase — protein sequence MNILLIGSGGREHALARSLSASALCDNLLIAPGNPGTAQHGTNVALDVADHRAVIDFCRVMKVDFVVVGPEAPLVAGLVDDLQAEGIKAFGPSRAAAQLEGSKAFTKDLCAEFNIPTAAYRRFTDAEAAKTYIRSYGVPIVVKADGLAAGKGVVVATSFEEAEEAIDMMIGGGLGAAGAEVVIEAFLEGEEASFFALCDGTHAVPFGTAQDHKRVFDGDQGPNTGGMGAYSPAAVMTPELQAQAMREIIEPTLAGMKARGTPYKGILYAGLMLTKDGPQLIEYNARLGDPETQVLLPRLKSDLVTALLAACDGVLNSISLQWSDQAALTVVMAAKGYPGAIEKGSEIRGIDKAEALNDVIVFHAGTKQDSDRIVANGGRVLNVTALGRTISEAQAKAYEAVSQIDWPEGFCRKDIGWRAVERERS from the coding sequence ATGAACATTCTTCTCATCGGATCCGGCGGGCGGGAGCATGCTCTGGCCAGAAGCCTCTCGGCGAGCGCCCTGTGCGACAATCTCCTCATTGCCCCCGGCAATCCCGGCACGGCGCAGCACGGCACCAATGTGGCGCTCGACGTCGCGGACCATCGGGCGGTGATCGATTTCTGCCGGGTGATGAAGGTCGATTTCGTCGTGGTTGGGCCGGAGGCACCCCTGGTGGCAGGCCTCGTAGACGATCTCCAGGCCGAGGGGATCAAGGCCTTCGGGCCGAGCAGGGCAGCCGCCCAGCTCGAAGGTTCGAAGGCCTTCACCAAGGATCTGTGCGCGGAGTTCAACATCCCCACCGCCGCCTACCGGCGCTTCACCGATGCGGAAGCGGCCAAAACCTATATCCGCAGTTACGGCGTGCCGATCGTGGTGAAGGCGGACGGCCTCGCCGCCGGCAAGGGCGTGGTGGTCGCCACCTCGTTCGAGGAGGCCGAGGAGGCCATCGACATGATGATCGGCGGCGGCCTCGGGGCCGCCGGGGCCGAGGTAGTGATCGAGGCCTTTCTCGAAGGCGAAGAGGCGAGCTTCTTCGCGCTCTGCGACGGCACGCACGCCGTGCCGTTCGGCACGGCGCAGGATCACAAGCGCGTCTTCGACGGCGACCAGGGCCCCAATACCGGCGGCATGGGGGCCTATTCGCCCGCCGCCGTGATGACGCCGGAGCTGCAAGCCCAAGCCATGCGCGAGATCATCGAGCCGACGCTCGCCGGCATGAAGGCGCGTGGCACTCCCTATAAGGGCATCCTCTATGCGGGACTGATGCTCACCAAGGACGGGCCGCAGCTCATCGAATACAACGCCCGGCTCGGAGATCCCGAAACCCAGGTGCTGCTGCCGCGCCTGAAATCCGATCTCGTGACGGCGCTCCTGGCCGCCTGCGACGGCGTTCTGAACAGCATCTCGCTGCAATGGTCGGATCAGGCCGCACTCACCGTCGTCATGGCGGCCAAGGGCTATCCTGGAGCCATCGAGAAAGGATCGGAGATCCGCGGCATCGACAAGGCCGAGGCCTTGAACGACGTCATCGTCTTCCATGCCGGCACGAAACAAGACAGCGACAGGATCGTTGCCAATGGCGGACGCGTGCTCAACGTCACGGCGTTGGGACGCACCATCTCCGAGGCCCAGGCCAAGGCCTATGAGGCGGTGTCGCAGATCGACTGGCCTGAGGGCTTCTGCCGAAAGGACATCGGCTGGCGCGCCGTGGAGCGAGAGCGGAGCTGA
- a CDS encoding nucleoside deaminase, with protein sequence MSVAFDEARAAAARGEVPVGAAIVKDGRVVASAGNRPRELRDPSAHAEMLAIRRACEALDDERLSGCDLYVTLEPCTMCAGAISFARIRRVYYAAHDPKGGAVDSGVRFFDQPTCHHAPEVYGGIRESEAGELLRGFFAGRR encoded by the coding sequence ATGAGCGTCGCCTTCGACGAGGCCCGCGCCGCCGCCGCGCGCGGGGAGGTGCCCGTAGGGGCCGCCATCGTCAAGGACGGCCGGGTCGTCGCCTCGGCGGGCAACCGCCCGCGCGAGCTGCGGGACCCCTCGGCCCACGCGGAAATGCTCGCCATCCGCCGGGCCTGCGAGGCTCTGGACGACGAGCGGCTCTCCGGCTGCGATCTCTACGTGACCCTGGAGCCCTGCACCATGTGCGCGGGAGCGATCTCCTTCGCCCGGATCCGGCGGGTCTATTACGCGGCCCACGACCCGAAGGGCGGCGCGGTCGACAGCGGCGTGCGCTTCTTCGACCAGCCCACCTGCCATCACGCCCCGGAGGTCTATGGCGGCATCCGGGAAAGCGAGGCGGGTGAATTGCTGCGGGGGTTTTTCGCAGGGCGGCGGTAA